One genomic region from Oncorhynchus gorbuscha isolate QuinsamMale2020 ecotype Even-year linkage group LG13, OgorEven_v1.0, whole genome shotgun sequence encodes:
- the LOC123993994 gene encoding periaxin-like, which yields MDSNKSQSRLMAMVSQLRFVQMSLTQIPQLRFVQMSPTQIPQLHFVQMSLTRIPQLHFVQMSSTRIPQLHFVQMSPTQIPQLHFVQMSPTQIPQLHFVQMSLTRIPQLHFVQMSSTRIPQLHFVQMSPTQIPQLHFVQMSPTQIPQLHFVQMSSTQIPQLHFVQMSSRLTTLDSGAL from the coding sequence ATGGACTCCAATAAATCACAGTCCCGGCTAATGGCCATGGTCTCTCAGCTCCGCTTCGTCCAGATGTCATTGACCCAGATACCTCAGCTCCGCTTCGTCCAGATGTCACCGACCCAGATACCTCAGCTCCACTTTGTCCAGATGTCATTGACCCGGATACCTCAGCTCCACTTTGTCCAGATGTCATCGACCCGGATACCTCAGCTCCACTTTGTCCAGATGTCACCGACCCAGATACCTCAGCTCCACTTTGTCCAGATGTCACCGACCCAGATACCTCAGCTCCACTTTGTCCAGATGTCATTGACCCGGATACCTCAGCTCCACTTTGTCCAGATGTCATCGACCCGGATACCTCAGCTCCACTTTGTCCAGATGTCACCGACCCAGATACCTCAGCTCCACTTCGTCCAGATGTCACCGACCCAGATACCTCAGCTCCACTTTGTCCAGATGTCATCGACCCAGATACCTCAGCTCCACTTCGTCCAGATGTCATCGAGGCTCACCACACTGGACAGTGGTGCATTGTGA